A window from Toxoplasma gondii ME49 chromosome IX, whole genome shotgun sequence encodes these proteins:
- a CDS encoding Ulp1 protease family, C-terminal catalytic domain-containing protein (encoded by transcript TGME49_265190), whose translation MYRQSVQAHRAKKPPLPISELVKECDREQTKNTRVSRPFKQPRAALPAYPGEGILSSRQAPRSLSFGGDGGKSSRFDGHTSLEESAADDGSCRAEKREEERPQDRKGEKRRTPRSARSRSLFGADEPSEEDAPGEDELRQRCLPRRSNEGEMVTQRFKEGEGENKKRMGGKKGDRTTHSHSGRGREDREDYSEDGDRSPRLLGRHFSTFSSEPCTDTRKATSTVGTDPSSSSSSLSSAAPFSSSSGSGTVTSCLAPSWLLSTLGVSPNPTAGSSCSSSSAASLAVPRVSSRTSGDRGPTTPSEQSERGEKRVSFSRGGSDNGRRGDSGAETVARGRARVKSSEERPDADPGERDERVREQEREKGRAARDKSAPRRRGRHERRSERKEGAGETTEESSEGDACFGGRRETKKRRFLDRSGERDAPTSAGETEAEEKRVACRGQAPRRAARSASGGREKKREGEKTRRTPDEREEARRDEEVSDGGRAKLENRSVSEFGKKQERRSRDREKTRQDRKDSRHGSKRKPSEKKTDSSASFLGAPSVLLYPPSTLFGSTRHSSTLLASHASRPFGAPNFSSSLVPGRSESLSASAGLLSRLPLEAALSSVSCGGDTRGGGEVANGDSERERDASCGVQTLEREAAELSANKPRSPPLSLGALLQVSSRLAMREGKKEEGSREEGSGEREQTTEASTDSVENAERSEGRGAETEGEEAVPESKSELEEDVEAGASDSFFGGEAEDRDGDETGEKKDPQDACATGELWAERKRKNKRTARRCSVGIQCESVDSARGKKETETPFPSLLQEEESEREKERQQFLRFCQQLHPSASPSLLFNDVPSASTHSRPTCFPVSDARDPKEFSVEKNEEVLSPSLPGSPRTLRDRPLRHFAPLAFNSSASHPRLLVCSDPLEMEASSPCSSSKHPCSASSPFSSSGFAASSSFQPLECVSSFGTAPGALFGEEEERVLTSFLGASETAPSPSQPASLCASRSRQSVREKEDGKQESFLEAEREKAAALWRLEELKQLGRQVSLWGERRLLSGSFFGGEEGRTELLHHLGVQLEEEGVSDPEEDDEEDFQESVQQQLLFFQRMQREQPSLFPHTLAKQREEARRAETKGGEGQGETTSEAPSASLASGGKKSGESRDLSGKAKEDDACSVHSDSTVCLPPYFYVALSPAGGSPGKSLQTETLSRSRGDVDRGPVSLSSFDSKVALQGEEGELHARGSGENKDERTGEDTRDGAQGEDKRRELSPEDAFVLQRRHEMHLWRRLLEGEEERADVSQATTCALLRRTRRARVSAPAGVAVECWQHRDLTLRAESEEKEEQGEDSQESELRSDAELCSVREEAEEGNGEGSCEEEDRGDGQAETETGHARVVREVDAVGDWNEEEREKALEEAAELQAESLDLRFPLPVAESPPCIDHESAEETEHRDRGEDDLLSGDDEGGGAARRWLSLSSGRDNTEPQKPRGECDGSDQERAPEQKEEELPKTSHAEDADHEVSPVDGGGADSEEATAQEQRGDDPPSFPLLEALATAASHDSLLGVGATFAGQEASLHFQGRSDVQVHTRLDKVPDFSSASCCSPATPKGPFRSSVRQVTPSREREDESAVVSGVATLEKDGEREAFRQLEGETPLKTLKVELEEEIRVDFCREKSEDAGVVFSPGVSESVGGSPLAEEKKDSARVFEHSFEFGGGPGREEQGNHDEEVEGPPPGPEKISVRSSELTSDLPSSRSSSSLLPSSLSVRASNSASGLRVEVERAARETLRFASGGQEEREEEEREQREEEVERERGGKGERGADSSAEFSCQVHREEEGEGRNFGGDEGLPDRNEGTDSRERQQREETQGCLQSERCPGRPSQGRRHSDTEARRPEETLASPELDAPATGNDSQREERQDEEENAKKKASLGQDVCARGRSQEGERTEVGMCGIQAASQPDDSEDRGIGNAQNFAVSAFQIFSSPQRSCCSRSPLHAATPLPFDVATPTPLREVNEEREEEEREESAREEQETRATGEGKDGGEEEVGDSRRSIESESEETGGSNSREEITSCPAYTIQTSPDLQVSPEETDDRHLSSSWESPSRPEKGVSGDDLVGSSSSLTEGTEDFFSLVSSGFLPCSFQPPTPSPAFLAALQDSPPAAADGSGAVSSSALPLPAPSPLVSPSCLHTQALERLGRGTDEGREESGEENGGGNTAEIDAENDSENNAPNGGEGEKENRIEGVRSPRRSAAEPGRLRGPNDGAAFGAGVNPGEYMQVQASSGGEAERRESRGRTTSQGATRERRETAEGRSSAFRERGKNSSRGSDSESSRDREKRWRTERRDSTCSRAASAGLHRKKEEQEEEQEEREEEKDEECVETDLMSPKIAAGALTVSHICASLETRSSRQEDMSEGSASRQRDENGVSCDQDVRCLRETLGTDSTSPVPVSPASPFSIATRSASAADPSSDTSSSVRLSGPLLPTTSASVGGLCSSTSSDSVPRTASAPGLCSPLSSSAPSCCRPSAASSSAFSSLSSPLHLSGSARGTASAEQGCETPRPPYLSSPAKKRKGAEFPPSDSDTAKPSFGLRPSPASRSPLCSARGELERESANARGETASDWEAQAFQSPLTPVVFAASSEAAPRSPGEKREKERQTRALCEAPVLVLSDEEEESLGTRGVSPLAPRPSEDMTGASREEKAAQRLAGVRGEHADETRGVEDVQGAVPERESDREERVEEREGDSTEEQSLERDADERREQKTAREERWRGLERNEPVEVEPALGVEEDKCGVGTALCENKSAKSPAKAERWHLSKEDQKTLAALLQRLGRPRASDGEVLLHRAGIPLTVKSLRGLLPGGLLDDEVINLYMVLLQERSDRSVRRSQSGASSSPPLRCQFFPSHFYASLRKGGFDSVRRWTLRKKVDIFRQDVLIFPLHVVAETHWALGVVNFRDDTLEYYDSLDYQEEGREFGERIREYLRREHLDKKRRPFAAETRLKPLVKRVPCQENSSDCGVFCCQFAEHLGAARLAFDFTQADITSLRYKMMLQLCQTYVA comes from the exons ATGTACCGACAGTCTGTGCAGGCGCATCgggcgaagaagccgccgCTGCCGATTTCAGAGCTGGTAAAAGAAtgcgacagagagcagacgaaaaacacGAGGGTGTCGCGGCCCTTCAAGCAGCCTCGCGCTGCACTTCCAGCCTATCCAGGTGAGGGAATTCTCTCGTCTCGACAGGCGCCGCGGTCCCTCAGCTTTGGGGGTGACGGTGGGAAAAGCTCGCGGTTTGATGGCCACACCTCTCTGGAAGAATCTGCAGCGGACGATGGGAGTTGCCGCgctgagaaacgcgaggaagagaggcctcaggacagaaagggagaaaagagacgaactCCGCGATCAGCCCGTTCGCGGTCTCTCTTCGGAGCCGACGAACCAAGTGAAGAAGATGCGCCAGGCGAAGATGAACTCCGTCAGCGCTGTCTGCCTCGTCGCTCTAACGAAGGCGAGATGGTGACTCAAAGATTCAAGGAGggtgagggagagaacaagaagagaatgggagggaagaagggtGACAGGACGACCCACTCGCACTCTGGAAGgggcagagaggacagagaagattACAGCGAAGATGGCGACAGGagtcctcgtctcctcggtcgtcatttctccaccttctcgtCCGAGCCGTGTACCGACACCCGTAAAGCCACTTCCACTGTCGGCACCGATCCTtccagttcctcttcttccctctcttctgcagctcctttctcttcttcctctggatCTGGAACTGTGACGAGTTGCCTGGCGCCTTCATGGCTGCTGTCGACGCTGGGAGTGTCTCCCAACCCCACCGCAGGTTCCTCTtgttcctcctcgtctgccgCTTCTTTGGCCGTGCCTCGTGTGAGTTCGCGGACGAGTGGCGACCGCGGGCCGACGACTCCAAGCGAGCAGtccgagcgaggagagaagagagtctccttttcccgaGGCGGATCGGACAACGGTAGAAGAGGTGACTCGGGTGCGGAGACAGTTGCAAGAGGGCGCGCGCGGGTGAAGAGTAGCGAGGAAAGACCAGACGCGGAtccgggagagagagacgaacgcgtTCGCGAGcaggaacgcgagaaggggagagcAGCCAGGGACAAGTCTGCGCCGCGGAGACGCGGGCgccacgagagaagaagcgagaggaaggaaggcgcgggagaaacgacagaagaaagcagtgAAGGAGACGCATGCTTCGGAGGAAGGCGGGAGACCAAGAAGAGAAGGTTCTTGGACCGCAGCGGAGAACGCGACGCTCCGACTTCTGCAGGCGAAACAGAGGCCGAAGAAAAGCGCGTCGCCTGTCGAGGCCAGGCGCCCAGAAGGGCGGCACGTTCTGCCTCTggtgggagagagaagaagagagaaggcgagaagactAGACGGACTCCAGACGAGCGTGAAGAGGCAAGAAGGGATGAAGAGGTTTCCGATGGAGGCAGGGCCAAGCTTGAGAACCGATCGGTTTCAGAGTtcgggaagaagcaggagcgACGATCCAGAGACCGCGAGAAGACCAggcaagacagaaaggaTTCAAGACACGGATCCAAAAGGAAAccaagcgagaagaaaacggattcttctgcctcgtttcTCGGCGCCCCGTCGGTTCTCCTATACCCTCCCTCCACGCTCTTCGGTTCCACCAGGCACTCGTCTACCTTGTTGGCTTCCCATGCAAGTCGCCCATTCGGCGCCCCGAACTTctcatcttctctcgtccCTGGGAGATCCGAGAGCCTCTCTGCAAGTGCgggtctcctctctcgactgCCTCTGGAAGCTGCACTCTCTTCTGTCAGCTgcggcggagacacccgagggGGAGGCGAGGTCGCGAacggcgacagcgagagagagagagacgcctcgTGCGGAGTACAGACACTTGagcgagaagccgcagagCTCTCTGCGAACAAGCCCCGTTCGCCTCCGCTGTCGTTGGGTGCCTTGCTGCAGGTCTCGTCTCGTCTCGCCATGcgcgaggggaagaaagaagagggaagcagagaggaaggaagtggagagagagagcagacgacaGAGGCTTCAACAGACAGCGTTgaaaacgcggagagaagtgagggcagaggagcagagacagaaggcgaagaagcggttCCTGAGAGCAAAAGCGAGCTGGAAGAAGACGTCGAGGCCGGTGCCTCAGACTCTTTTTTCGgtggcgaagcagaagacagagacggggACGAGACTGGGGAGAAAAAGGATCCCCAGGATGCATGTGCCACCGGAGAGCTTTgggcggagagaaagagaaaaaacaaaaggaCCGCGAGACGCTGTTCTGTCGGAATTCAGTGCGAGTCGGTGGACTCAGcgagggggaagaaagagacagaaactccCTTTCCGTCCCTGctgcaggaggaagaaagcgaacgcgagaaagaacgtcagcagtttcttcgcttctgccaGCAACTTCACCCCTCCGCGTCGCCCTCCCTGCTGTTCAACGATGTTCCGTCTGCCTCCACTCATTCTCGCCCAACTTGCTTCCCCGTTTCGGATGCCAGGGATCCAAAGGAATTCTctgtcgagaaaaacgaagaagttCTGTCGCCCTCTCTTCCTGGGTCTCCTCGTACTCTCAGAGACCGCCCCCTGCGTCATTTCGCTCCGCTGGCCTTCAACTCCTCAGCATCTCATCCGAGGCTGCTCGTCTGCTCCGACCCTCTTGAAATggaagcttcttctccctgctcttcttcaAAGCACCCGTGCTCGGCCTCctcccctttttcttcttctggttttgctgcgtcttcttcttttcagcCACTTGagtgtgtctcctccttcggGACGGCTCCAGGCGCCCTGttcggcgaggaagaggagcgagTACTGACTTCTTTCCTCGGAGCCAGTGAGACCgcgccctcgccttctcagcCTGCGTCTCTTTGCGCCTCGCGCTCGCGACAGAGTGtccgagaaaaggaagacggaAAACAGGAGAGTTTTCTGGAggcagaacgagagaaggcggcggcgtTGTGGAGACTGGAGGAGCTGAAACAGTTGGGGAGACAAGTGAGTttgtggggagagagacgcctttTGTCGGGGTCGTTCttcggaggagaggaggggCGAACGGAGCTTCTTCATCATCTGGGGGTTcaactcgaagaagagggtgTCTCCGATcccgaggaagacgacgaagaagacttcCAAGAATCTgtccagcagcagctgctcttctttcagcgcatgcagcgcgaaCAGCCGAGTCTCTTCCCGCACACACTCGCCAAgcagcgcgaagaagcaaggagggcagagacgaaaggaggagaaggccagggagaaacgacgagTGAAGCTCCTTCGGCTTCCCTCGCGTCCGGCGGAAAGAAAAGCGGGGAAAGCAGGGATCTGTcaggaaaagcgaaggaagacgacgcgtGCAGTGTCCACTCGGACTCCaccgtctgtctccccccCTATTTTTACGTCGCGCTCTCCCCTGCGGGTGGGTCTCCTGGGAAGAGCTTGCAGACTGAAACTCTTTCTCGAAGTCGTGGAGACGTTGATAGAGGGCCAGTCTCTTTATCTTCGTTCGATTCCAAAGTCGCTCTgcagggagaggaaggagagctgCACGCGCGAGGCAGTGGAGAAAATAAAGACGAAAGgacaggagaagacacacgagaCGGTGCGCAGGGCGAAGATAAACGACGAGAGTTGTCGCCAGAGGACGCTTTCGTCCTGCAGCGAAGACACGAGATGCATTTGTGGCGTCGGTTGctggagggagaagaagagagagcagatgTTTCACAAGCGACGACATGTGCATTGCTTCGCCGAACGCGCAGAGCAAGAGTCAGTGCTCCTGCAGGGGTGGCTGTCGAGTGCTGGCAACACCGGGACTTGACGCTTCGAGctgagagcgaagagaaagaagaacaaggagaagatAGCCAGGAGTCCGAATTGAGGTCGGACGCAGAGCTCTGCAGCGTCAGAGAGGAGGCTGAAGAGGGGAATGGAGAAGGATCAtgcgaggaggaagacagggGGGACGgtcaagcagagacagagaccggACATGCGCGAGTGGTGAGGGAGGTCGATGCGGTGGGAGATTGGaatgaggaagagagagagaaggcttTGGAAGAGGCGGCCGAGTTGCAGGCAGAGAGTCTGGACCTgcggtttcctcttcctgtgGCCGAGAGTCCACCTTGCATCGATCACGAGTcagccgaggagacagaacacagagacagaggcgaggacgACTTGTTGAGTGGGGACGATGAAGGTGGAGGAGCAGCGAGGCGCTGGCTTTCCCTCTCGAGCGGCCGTGACAACACCGAGCCTCAGAAACCCAGAGGAGAGTGCGACGGTTCTGACCAAGAGAGAGCGcctgaacagaaagaagaagagctgccCAAgacgtcgcatgcagaggacgCGGATCACGAGGTGTCTCCCGTTGACGGGGGTGGGGCCGACTCGGAAGAGGCAACTGCACAGGAACAGAGGGGAGATGATccgccttccttccctctcttaGAAGCTCTGGCTACTGCTGCTTCACATGATAGTCTGCTTGGCGTCGGCGCGACTTTCGCTGGACAGGAGGCGTCTCTCCATTTTCAGGGGCGGTCCGATGTCCAGGTGCATACACGTTTAGACAAAGTTCCAGACTTCTCGTCCGCTTCTTGCTGCTCTCCCGCGACTCCGAAAGGTCCGTTTCGCTCCTCGGTTCGTCAGGTGACCCCCtctagagagagagaagacgagtcTGCTGTCGTCTCTGGTGTAGCGACTCTCgaaaaagacggagagagagaagcgtttcGTCAACTCGAGGGGGAGACGCCACTGAAGACGCTAAAAGTTGAATTGGAGGAAGAAATCCGGGTCGATTTCTGTCgggaaaagagcgaagacgcaggggTTGTTTTCTCGCCGGGTGTCTCGGAGTCAGTTGGTGGCTCTCCACttgctgaagagaagaaagactccGCTCGCGTTTTCGAGCATTCCTTCGAATTTGGTGGTGGgccaggaagagaagaacaagggaACCACGACGAAGAGGTGGAAGGACCGCCTCCAGGGCCTGAAAAAATCTCTGTCCGCTCCTCGGAGCTGACCTCAGatctcccttcttctcgctcttcctcctcgcttttgccttcttctctttctgtccgTGCGTCCAACTCTGCTTCTGGTCTCAGAGTGGAGGTGGAACGCgcggcgagggagacactTCGCTTCGCAAGTGGTGgacaggaagaacgagaagaagaagagagagagcagagagaagaagaggtggagagagaacggggcGGCAAGGGGGAACGCGGAGCGGATTCTTCGGCGGAGTTTTCCTGCCAGGTTCAtcgtgaagaagagggggaagggAGGAATTtcggaggcgacgaaggccttccggacagaaacgagggaacagattctcgagagagacaacagagagaagagacgcaaggTTGCCTGCAAAGCGAGAGATGCCCTGGACGTCCCAGCCAGGGGCGAAGACATTCAGACACTGAAGCGCGTCGaccagaggagacgctggCCTCGCCAGAGCTGGATGCCCCAGCGACCGGAAACGActctcagagagaagagagacaagacgaagaagaaaacgcgaaaaaaaaagccaGTCTGGGGCAGGACGTCTGTGCGCGGGGGAGGTCgcaggagggagagcgaaCAGAGGTCGGCATGTGCGGCATCCAAGCCGCGAGCCAGCCGGACGACAGCGAAGATCGGGGCATCGGAAACGCGCAAAacttcgccgtctccgccttccAGATCTTCTCCTCACCGCAACGGTCCTGctgttctcgttctcccctcCATGCTGCCACACCGCTCCCTTTCGACGTCGCAACTCCGACGCCACTGAGAGAGGTCaacgaggaacgagaagaagaagagagagaagagagtgcaagagaggaacaggagacgagagctacaggcgaaggaaaggacggaggggaagaagaagtcggcGATTCTCGGAGGAGCATCGAGAGCGAgtcggaggagacaggaggctCGAATTCGAGGGAAGAGATCACATCCTGTCCCGCATACACGATTCAGACATCACCGGAtctccaggtgtctcctgAAGAGACCGACGACCGTcacctctcttcgtcttgggAGTCTCCTAGTCGCCCTGAGAAGGGCGTCTCTGGGGACGATCTCGTCGGGAGTTCCTCTTCCCTTACAGAGGGAACAGAGGACTTTTTCAGCCTCGTTTCATCCGGATTTCTGCCTTGCTCTTTTCAACCGCCCACCCCATCTCCGGCGTTTCTAGCGGCTCTCCAAGACTCCCCTCCGGCCGCCGCCGATGGCTCTGGCGCAGTTTCGTCGTCCGCTTTGCCTCTGCctgctccttcgcctctcgtctctccttcctgtctccacacACAGGCTCTCGAACGCCTCGGACGGGGGACCgacgaaggacgagaagagagtggCGAGGAGAACGGAGGTGGAAACACTGCGGAGATCGATGCAGAGAACGACTCAGAGAATAATGCACCgaacggaggagagggagagaaggaaaacaggaTAGAGGGAGTGAGGTCGCCGCGTCGAAGCGCCGCTGAGCCTGGGCGGCTCAGAGGGCCGAACGATGGCGCTGCATTCGGTGCAGGAGTGAATCCAGGAGAGTACATGCAAGTGCAGGCCTCCTCTGGAGGTGAAGCCGAGCGCCGCGAAAGCAGGGGGAGGACAACTTCACAAGGGgcaactcgagagagacgcgagacagcCGAGGGGCGCTCTTCAGcgttcagagaaagaggcaagaaCAGCTCAAGAGGAAGCGATAGCGAAAGCAGCCGAGACCGCGAGAAACGATGGAGaactgagagaagagacagcactTGCTCGCGGGCGGCCTCTGCAGGTCTAcaccgaaaaaaagaggaacaagaggaggagcaagaagagcgagaagaagagaaagacgaagaatgCGTTGAGACAGACCTCATGAGTCCGAAAATAGCAGCAGGGGCATTAACCGTTTCGCacatctgtgcatctctgGAGACAAGGAGCtcgagacaagaagacaTGTCCGAGGGAAGTGCATCGCgacaaagagacgagaacggaGTCTCTTGCGATCAGGATGTTCGCTGCTTGAGAGAGACTTTGGGGACAGACTCCACAAGCCCAGTTCCAgtgtctccggcgtctcctttctcgatTGCGACTCGCTCGGCCTCTGCTGCTGATCCTTCCTCTGACACCTCGAGTTCAGTCCGTCTCTCTGGGCCTCTTTTACCGACGACTTCTGCATCTGTGGGAGGCCTGTGTTCTTCCACTTCGTCTGATTCGGTGCCTCGAACTGCTTCTGCGCCAGGGCTTTGTtcacctctttcttcctctgctccttcctGCTGCAGACCAtctgctgcctcttcgtctgcgttttcttcgctttcttctcctcttcattTGTCCGGGTCCGCGCGAGGGACCGCTTCGGCAGAGCAGGGGTGTGAGACGCCGCGACCGCCCTATTTGTCTTCTcccgcgaagaagcgaaagggtGCAGAGTTTCCGCCGTCTGACTCGGATACGGCAAAGCCTTCCTTCGGCCTGAGGCCGTCCCCGGCTTCGCGatctcctctgtgttctgCGCGgggagaactggagagagagtctgcaaacgcgaggggagagaccGCGTCGGACTGGGAGGCGCAGGCGTTCCAGAGTCCGCTGACTCCCGTCGTgttcgcggcttcttcagAGGCAGCTCCTCGCTCGcccggagagaagagagagaaggagaggcagacgcgcgcGCTGTGCGAGGCTCCAGTGCTCGTTctcagcgacgaagaggaagagtcgCTGGGGACtcgcggcgtctctccgctcGCTCCGCGCCCCTCCGAGGATATGACGGGAGCttcgcgagaagagaaggctgcACAGAGGCTGGCAGGCGTCCGCGGCGAGCACGCAGACGAGACGCGGGGAGTGGAAGACGTCCAGGGCGCGGtgccggagagagaaagcgaccgcgaagagagagtggaggagcgagaaggcgatTCGACGGAGGAACAAAGTCtggaaagagacgcagacgagagaagggagcagaaaacggcgcgagaggagaggtggagaggtctcgagagaaacgaaccaGTCGAGGTAGAACCGGCCCTAGGAGTGGAGGAAGACAAATGCGGTGTAGGAACGGCCTTGTGTGAGAACAAGTCCGCAAAGAGTCcggcgaaggcagagaggtgGCATCTGTCCAAAG agGACCAGAAGACTCTGgcggcgctgctgcagcgaCTCGGCAGACCGCGAgcgagcgacggagaggtGCTCCTTCACCGTGCTGGCATCCCTCTCACTGT gaaaagcCTAAGGGGCTTGTTACCTGGTGGTCTCCTCGACGACGAAGTTATCAATCTCTACATGGTTCTTCTTCAAGAAAGAAGTGATCGCAGCGTCCGCAGATCGCAGAGCGGAGCCTC atCTTCGCCACCTCTCCGATGCCAGTTTTTCCCCTCTCACTTTTACGCAAGTCTGCGGAAAGGCGGCTTTGACAGTGTGCGG CGGTGGACCCTTCGCAAGAAAGTTGATATTTTCCGGCAAGACGTCTTgatttttcctctccacgttGTCGCGGAAACGCACTGGGCTCTTGGCGTCGTCAACTTCAG AGATGACACGCTGGAGTACTACGACTCTCTGGACTACCAAGAAGAAGGTCGCGA ATTTGGAGAAAGAATTAGAGAGTACTTGCGCCGCGAACACCTCGACAAGAAACGACGTCCCTTCGCTGCAGAAACTCGTCTCAAGCCTCTCGTG AAGAGAGTTCCTTGCCAAGAGAATTCGTCAGACTGCGGAGTCTTCTGTTGCCAATTCGCGGAGCACCTTGGAGCAGCGCGTCTCGCCTTTGATTTCACCCAGGCAGACATCACGTCTCTGCGCTACAAAATG ATGCTTCAGCTCTGCCAGACCTACGTCGCCTGA
- a CDS encoding hypothetical protein (encoded by transcript TGME49_265180), with the protein MDAVMVVHQLQRLAATEDPSPAVAAKLPRVAVGICYFIDHPEVGVRQQAANAVKKVVSLHGGLLQGTKEGIELEKMLSRHAETSKDAVVAEACRDALQLFQKQASGGETRKESKLSTNAEAPAKMAKASCDAEASSSPAALPPSEEASSRPKGGEASSPSSPGGEDLERASRPCTPADPAVLPEGEMYTVLLGLRGLAAELRRKRENGAPPSPSAALSPALRATLDDLQRELQYRLVCIPGVSSATITLNIRGLCTQLEAEAMPQSSARGSEEGDGVAVLLVRLSQEPTKRMRHLQDIRDAAGPLTLVLRAERVYDGGRAGKSRSKTAGEKEAPRGGQEAAPAYLDEETSRGRSSDAKQQNDDAERTQESCGEGLHGTGETAAGYSFFSRNSVLFTQSRFLGSSILPYEDDPELATRLKREKEKKAAERLKQLESQTVLDRVLGNIGKVRFW; encoded by the exons ATGGATGCGGTGATGGTTGTGCACCAGCTGCAGCGGCTGGCGGCGACGGAGGACCCCTCGCCGGCAGTGGCGGCGAAGCTTCCTCGTGTCGCGGTTGGAATTTGTTATTTCATCGACCATCCAGAGGTGGGTGTGCGGCAGCAGGCTGCGAACGCGGTGAAGAAGGTCGTCTCGCTCCACGGGGGTCTCTTGCAGGGAACGAAGGAGGGGATagaactggagaaaatgCTCTCTCGACATGCGGAAACCTCCAAAGACGCCGTGGTGGCTGAGGCATGCCGCGACGCTCTTCAACTCTTCCAGAAGCAGGCCTCAGGGGGCGAGACGCGCAAAGAAAGCAAGTTGTCCACAAACGCCGAGGCTCCCGCGAAGATGGCAAAAGCCAGTTGCGATGCCGaggcctcttcttcccctgcgGCCTTGCCTCCCAGCGAAGAAGCTTCGAGTCGCCCAAAAGGCGGAGaagcgtcttctccgtcgtctcctgGCGGCGAAGACCTGGAGAGAGCCTCTCGTCCGTGCACCCCCGCCGATCCAGCTGTGCTTCCAGAGGGAGAGATGTACACTGTGCTTCTGGGCTTGCGCGGTCTGGCCGCAGAGCTCCGGAGAAAGCGCGAAAACGGCGcgcctccctcgccctctgcggCTCTCTCCCCCGCTCTCCGAGCCACACTGGAcgacctgcagagagagctgcAGTACCGTCTGGTCTGCATTCCAGGCGTCAGCAGCGCAACCATCACCCTGAACATCCGCGGCCTCTGCACCCAGCTGGAGGCCGAGGCGATGCCACAGAGCTCCGCCCGCGGCtctgaggaaggcgacggcgtCGCGGTGCTGCTGGTGCGTCTCTCGCAGGAACCGACGAAGCGCATGCGACATCTGCAAGACATCCGAGACGCGGCAGGACCTCTCACTCTCGTTCTCCGCGCGGAGCGCGTGTACGACGGTGGCCGGGCGGGGAAATCGCGGAGCAAGACagccggagagaaagaggcgccGCGGGGCGGCCAGGAGGCGGCGCCGGCGTACCTGGATGAGGAGACCTCTCGCGGACGCAGCAGTGacgcgaagcagcagaacgaCGACGCCGAGCGAACTCAGGAAAGCTGTGGAGAGGGTCTGCATGGAACGGGAGAGACGGCTGCCGGGTACTCCTTCTTCAGTCGAAATTCAGTCCTCTTCA CGCAGTCTCGCTTTCTGGGCAGTAGCATTTTGCCGTACGAAGACGATCCAGAACTGGCTACGAGactcaagagagaaaaagagaaaaaggcagcAGAGCGTCTGAAGCAACTGGAGTCGCAGACAGTGCTCGACAGGGTCTTGGGGAACATCGGAAAGGTTCGATTTTGGTGA